CAAGGCGAAAGCGGCACCGGCAAAAGCCACGTGGCACGCCTGATTCATTATTTGACCTTTGACGGACAGATGCCGTACATTGAACTCAATTGCGCCGCCTTGCCGGAGAACCTCTTGGAAGCGGAGTTATTCGGTTATGAAAAAGGCGCGTTCACCAATGCCTTGAAAGCCAAAAAAGGATTGATTGAGGAGGCCGAAGGCGGCACACTGTTTTTGGATGAAATCGGCGAATTGACCCCCAATTTGCAGGCCAAGCTGCTGCACGTGATCGAAACCCGCAAATTCCGCCGCCTGGGCAGCAATCAGGAACAACAGGTTCACATGCGCTGCCTGGCGGCGACCAATCGCGATTTGAAGACGGCCATTGCCGAAAAAAAATTCCGGGAGGATCTTTACTACCGCCTCAACGTGGTGAGTCTCACGCTGCCGCCGTTGCGGGAATTGGGAGACGACATCATTTTGCTGGCGGAACAATTTATCGAGATGTACCGTCTCGAATTCAAAAAAAATGTCACCGGCCTGGAGGAAAGCGCCCGGCGCCTCCTGCGCCAATACGATTGGCCGGGCAACGTGCGCGAGCTGCGCAATCTCATCGAGCGCGCCATGATTTTTTGTGAAACCTCGAGCCTCAAAGCTTCGGATTTGGCTCTTCCCGAAACCCTCGCCGGACAACCACCATCACCGTCATTTCTTCTGCCGGAACAGGGCCTTGAGCTTGAAGAGTTGGAAAAATCACTACTGCAACAAGCCCTGGAACGCGCGCATGGCAACAAAACCCGGGCTGCGACTCTGTTGGGCTTGAGCCGCGACACGTTCCGCTATCGCCTCGAAAAGTTTGATATTGCTTAGCAAAGACCCGTTAATTTGAGTTTGCAGACGCATGTGATGTGGTGTCTTCTCGAGATGATCTTGTACCTGAATTTTGCGCCAAGATTGCCCGATGCCGCGATGAGCGCGGGCGTGATCATAACGTTAATCTCCCCATCGGGTGCTGCACAAAAAAATTTTGCAAGAAGGCTTGCGGCCAACTCCGAAGGAGTGAAATGTTTATAGTGAAGCTCACCCGCGGTTTCTAAAAACTCCGATAGGAGTAACATGTTGGGTTATCACGATATAATCCGCGCCAATTCAATGAAAGCTACATGTCACTCCTTCCAGGATAATTCGAATTGCGAAAAATTAATCACTGAAAATCCAAATGGAGCTTGTACGACACGCCACGACGCAATTGGCAGTCCCCGATGATCTTGCCACTCGCGACCCTCGCATCGTTTTCATGGTCAAGCTCGGGCAGGCGCTGCACCGCTACGGCGTGCCCGCGCATCGCCTCGAACAAGACATGAATCTGGTGGCGCAGCGTTTCGGCATCAGCGGCAATTTTTTCGCGACACCCACCGGCATCTTTGCCTCATTCGGTTTGCCGGAAGAGCATCGCACCAGCCTCATTCGCATCGAATCAACGGAAGTGAATCTGGCGAAGCAGGCGTTGCTCAATGACTTGGTGCGCCAGGTGATTCAAGGTCAGGTCAGCATCGCCGAGGGCACTCAGGAGATCGATCAAATCGTTGCTGCGCCTGCGCGCTTCAGCCCGGTCGTGAGCACAATTTGTTTTGCGCTCGCTTCCGGCTCGGCGGCAAGATTTCTGGGCGGCGGCTGGCGTGAAATCCTGGCGACCACGATCATCGGATTTTTAATCGGCGCGTTGGCCGTTTTTATGGGACGATCATCAGAAGCCAGCAAAATTTTCGAGCCAACTGCCGCGATCATCGCGTCGGCATTGGTGGTGATTGCCGCGCAGTTTTTTGCGCCCTTTTCAATTTATCTCACCACATTAGCGAGCCTCATCGTGTTATTGCCGGGCTTGACCTTGACGGTGGCCATGCGCGAATTGGCGACGCGCAATCTTGTTTCCGGCACCTCCCGCTTGATGGGCGCCGCCTTGGTTTTCATGCAACTCGGTTTCGGCGTGGCGCTGGGCTCACAAATCAACCGGTTGCTGCCGCCGGTTTCATTCACGACGGCACCCGAGCCGCTGCCGGCCTGGACGCTTGGGCTGGCGCTGCTGATTGCGCCGCTCAATTTCACCGTGTTGTTCAATGCCCGGCTGCGCGATACCGGCTGGATCATGCTGGCATGTTTGCTCAGTTTCATTGGCGCGCGCGCCGGCGCGCATTTATTGGGCCCGGAACTGGGAGTTTGCCTGGGCGCGATCTTGACCGGCACGGCCGGCAATCTTTATGCACGCATATTGGATCGCCCGGCGGCAATCACCACCGTGCCGGCGCTGATGATGCTCGTGCCGGGAAGTATTGGCTTCGGCAGTCTGTCAAAATTCATTGAGAAAGATGTCATTTCCGGTGTGACCACGGCGTTCAGTGTGGCTCTCATTGCCGTTGCGCTGGTCACCGGCCTGTTGCTGGCAAATGTGCTTGTACCGCCGCGCAGGCATCTTTAAGTCTGCCGCAGCACGACCGCATGTGTTCCTCATTTTTGATGATTCACTCCCAACACTCTTAAGAGGAAAACCATGACCTGTAAAGATTTTGTCACGCTCTTCGAATACAATCGTTGGGCAAATGATTGTGTTCTCACTGCCGCCGCAAAATTGCATGACGAACAATTCACCCGGAATTTGTCCAACAGCTTTCCTTCGGTGCGCGATACGCTCGTTCACATGATGGGCGCTGAGTGGGTTTGGCTGCAACGCTGGAAGGGAATATCGCCCGGCGCGTTGCTTGCGCCCTCGGAATTTGCCGATTTTGCGGCGCTGCGCGCCAGATGGACGGAGCTGATGCGCGAGCAAATGAATTTCATCAATCACCTGACAGAGGCGGCTCTGGAACAAGAGATTTCGTATATCAATTTCAAAGGCCAAAACTGGAGGTATCCTCTGGCTCGCATGCTGCAGCATGTGGTGAATCATTCCACCTATCATCGCGGACAGGTGGCAACGATGCTGCGCCAGCTCGGCGCTACGCCAGTATCAACAGATTTTCTTTTGTTTTTTGATCAAGCGCGCTGAGATGATTGGCTTTTCGAATGCAGAGTCAAGATCCGTTGCATTTTTAAAGGAAGATCGCATGCAAGTGGTTATCGACCGGCTGACGATCAACGACGCGCCCCTTGTTTTCGATTGGGTGATGCGCTTGCTCACGGAGCTGGGCGAAGAAGGCGAGGAACTGGGCATCTTGGATGAAGAAGGGGTGTTGCGCGCCTGGCGCGAGCGAGGCGATCATTTTCACATCTTCGTTGCCAAAAATACTGCTGGAGAAATTTTGGGCATGCTCACACTAAACGAGACATTTGCCATTTACGCCAACGGCAATTACGGCGTGATCGATGAAATGTATGTCGCGCCGGAATATCGTTCCGCCGGCGTGGGCGGCCAACTTATCGCGGCCATGAAAGCCTTCGGCATGCAAAAAGGCTGGAGGCGCATCGATGTCACCGCGCCGGAAGCGGAACGCTGGCAGCGCACCCGGCGATTCTACGAGCGACAAGGTTTTGTCTTTACCGGGCCCAAGCTG
This portion of the Cytophagia bacterium CHB2 genome encodes:
- a CDS encoding threonine/serine exporter family protein yields the protein MELVRHATTQLAVPDDLATRDPRIVFMVKLGQALHRYGVPAHRLEQDMNLVAQRFGISGNFFATPTGIFASFGLPEEHRTSLIRIESTEVNLAKQALLNDLVRQVIQGQVSIAEGTQEIDQIVAAPARFSPVVSTICFALASGSAARFLGGGWREILATTIIGFLIGALAVFMGRSSEASKIFEPTAAIIASALVVIAAQFFAPFSIYLTTLASLIVLLPGLTLTVAMRELATRNLVSGTSRLMGAALVFMQLGFGVALGSQINRLLPPVSFTTAPEPLPAWTLGLALLIAPLNFTVLFNARLRDTGWIMLACLLSFIGARAGAHLLGPELGVCLGAILTGTAGNLYARILDRPAAITTVPALMMLVPGSIGFGSLSKFIEKDVISGVTTAFSVALIAVALVTGLLLANVLVPPRRHL
- a CDS encoding damage-inducible protein DinB, encoding MTCKDFVTLFEYNRWANDCVLTAAAKLHDEQFTRNLSNSFPSVRDTLVHMMGAEWVWLQRWKGISPGALLAPSEFADFAALRARWTELMREQMNFINHLTEAALEQEISYINFKGQNWRYPLARMLQHVVNHSTYHRGQVATMLRQLGATPVSTDFLLFFDQAR
- a CDS encoding GNAT family N-acetyltransferase → MIGFSNAESRSVAFLKEDRMQVVIDRLTINDAPLVFDWVMRLLTELGEEGEELGILDEEGVLRAWRERGDHFHIFVAKNTAGEILGMLTLNETFAIYANGNYGVIDEMYVAPEYRSAGVGGQLIAAMKAFGMQKGWRRIDVTAPEAERWQRTRRFYERQGFVFTGPKLKLIL
- a CDS encoding AAA family ATPase — translated: QGESGTGKSHVARLIHYLTFDGQMPYIELNCAALPENLLEAELFGYEKGAFTNALKAKKGLIEEAEGGTLFLDEIGELTPNLQAKLLHVIETRKFRRLGSNQEQQVHMRCLAATNRDLKTAIAEKKFREDLYYRLNVVSLTLPPLRELGDDIILLAEQFIEMYRLEFKKNVTGLEESARRLLRQYDWPGNVRELRNLIERAMIFCETSSLKASDLALPETLAGQPPSPSFLLPEQGLELEELEKSLLQQALERAHGNKTRAATLLGLSRDTFRYRLEKFDIA